The following proteins come from a genomic window of Corynebacterium sp. P4-C1:
- a CDS encoding catalase produces the protein MADNKPAEEIVKKGERAAGNGKTTRLGGQPVASENISATAGPQGPNLLDDIHLVEKLAHFNRENVPERIPHAKGHGAFGELHITEDVSKYTKAKLFQKGTVTPMAVRFSTVAGEAGSPDTWRDVHGFALRFWTEDGNYDIVGNNTPTFFLRDPVKFPDFIHSQKRQPDSGLRDDEMQWDFWTRTPESAHQVTYLLGDRGTPKTSRHQDGFGSHTFQWVNEEGDAVWIKYHFKTRQGWETFTDEEAGKMAGENADYHRQDLFEAIERGDYPIWDVKVQIMPFEDAENYRFNPFDLTKTWSQKDYPLVDVGYFVLNRNPKNFHAQIEQLALDPANIVPGVGLSPDRMLQGRVFAYADQHRYRIGPNYKDLPVNQPIVPVNTYAERGPMAFFFNNEGEPNYSPNRTDKGAGYLDNGEDSSSNHTTYGQAHDLYVNPDPHGTDLVRAAYVKHAEDDDFGQAGTLYREVFDDAARERFIDNVTNKMLPIQDKDVEERTFAYWGKVDADLEPKLREVLAKKRADAS, from the coding sequence ATGGCTGACAACAAACCCGCAGAAGAAATTGTGAAGAAGGGCGAGCGCGCTGCCGGTAACGGCAAGACCACCCGCCTGGGCGGCCAGCCGGTCGCATCGGAGAACATCTCCGCCACCGCCGGTCCGCAGGGCCCGAACCTGCTCGACGACATCCACCTCGTCGAGAAGCTCGCCCACTTCAACCGCGAGAACGTCCCGGAGCGCATCCCGCACGCCAAGGGCCACGGCGCATTCGGTGAGCTGCACATCACCGAGGACGTCTCCAAGTACACCAAGGCCAAGCTGTTCCAGAAGGGCACCGTCACCCCGATGGCCGTGCGCTTCTCCACCGTTGCCGGCGAGGCTGGCTCCCCGGACACCTGGCGCGACGTCCACGGCTTCGCACTGCGTTTCTGGACCGAGGACGGCAACTACGACATCGTCGGCAACAACACCCCGACGTTCTTCCTCCGCGACCCCGTTAAGTTCCCGGACTTTATCCACTCCCAGAAGCGCCAGCCGGACTCCGGCCTGCGCGACGACGAGATGCAGTGGGACTTCTGGACCCGCACGCCGGAGTCTGCTCACCAGGTGACCTACCTGCTCGGCGACCGCGGCACCCCGAAGACCTCCCGCCACCAGGACGGCTTCGGCTCCCACACCTTCCAGTGGGTCAACGAAGAGGGCGACGCAGTCTGGATCAAGTACCACTTCAAGACCCGTCAGGGTTGGGAGACCTTCACCGACGAAGAGGCAGGCAAGATGGCCGGCGAGAACGCCGACTACCACCGCCAGGACCTGTTCGAGGCCATCGAGCGCGGCGACTACCCGATCTGGGACGTCAAGGTCCAGATCATGCCGTTCGAGGATGCGGAGAACTACCGCTTCAACCCGTTCGACCTCACCAAGACCTGGTCCCAGAAGGACTACCCGCTTGTCGACGTCGGCTACTTCGTCCTCAACCGCAACCCGAAGAACTTCCACGCCCAGATCGAGCAGCTGGCGCTGGATCCGGCCAACATTGTCCCGGGCGTCGGCCTGTCCCCGGACCGCATGCTGCAGGGCCGCGTGTTCGCATACGCTGACCAGCACCGCTACCGCATCGGACCGAACTACAAGGACCTGCCGGTCAACCAGCCGATCGTTCCGGTGAACACCTACGCAGAGCGTGGCCCGATGGCCTTCTTCTTCAACAACGAGGGCGAGCCGAATTACTCCCCGAACCGCACCGACAAGGGTGCCGGTTACCTGGACAACGGTGAGGACTCCTCCTCCAACCACACCACCTACGGCCAGGCTCACGACCTGTACGTGAACCCGGATCCGCACGGCACCGATCTCGTCCGCGCCGCTTACGTTAAGCACGCCGAGGACGACGACTTCGGTCAGGCAGGCACCCTGTACCGTGAGGTCTTCGACGACGCAGCACGTGAGCGCTTCATCGACAACGTCACCAACAAGATGCTGCCGATCCAGGACAAGGACGTCGAGGAGCGCACCTTCGCCTACTGGGGCAAGGTCGACGCTGACCTCGAGCCGAAGCTCCGCGAGGTGCTGGCGAAGAAGCGAGCTGACGCTTCCTAA
- a CDS encoding RNA polymerase sigma factor, translating into MNKRDDAYVTDLALRAGRGDKQALSEFIRLTHDDVWRLLAHLAGREQADDLTQETYLRVLGALPRFAARSSARTWLLSLARRAWVDSVRHDMARPRKAAAEYDDVAAQQPSRDNPNTWSEVMDARVLLDALAPERREALILTQVLGYTYEEAAKIANVRVGTIRSRVARARRDLMAGGAD; encoded by the coding sequence GTGAATAAAAGGGACGACGCGTATGTCACGGACTTGGCCTTGCGGGCCGGCCGTGGGGACAAACAGGCGTTGTCCGAGTTCATCCGGTTGACGCACGACGACGTGTGGCGCTTGCTGGCCCACTTGGCGGGCCGGGAGCAGGCAGATGACCTGACGCAGGAGACGTACCTGCGGGTTTTGGGGGCTCTCCCCCGCTTCGCGGCCCGTTCGAGCGCGCGGACATGGTTGCTCTCGCTCGCGCGGCGGGCGTGGGTGGATTCGGTGCGTCACGACATGGCGCGTCCGCGGAAGGCGGCGGCGGAATACGACGACGTGGCGGCGCAGCAGCCGAGCCGGGACAACCCGAACACGTGGTCCGAGGTGATGGATGCCCGCGTGCTTCTCGACGCGCTGGCTCCCGAACGCCGTGAAGCCCTCATCCTGACCCAGGTGCTCGGCTACACCTACGAGGAAGCGGCGAAAATCGCGAATGTGCGTGTGGGCACCATCCGTTCGCGAGTGGCGCGTGCGCGGCGGGACCTCATGGCCGGCGGGGCGGATTGA